TAAAGCCTCGTCTCAGTCCAAGGGAGGTTGCATGCCGCTAGAGTCGCACAGGGTCTGTAGAGAGACGGTTCGTGCTCAGGAAACACCTGCAGCTTTACGGTAGGCACACCGTTGATGGCGACGCGGAGGAACTGCCGAAGGCTGTGAAGAAGTCCTCTTGGAAACAGCAACAGCATTTGCctcgtcgcgtctctcgtcttctggaTTCTCCGGACGTTTCTCTGTTCCGCATGTCTTGTCCCTGTGGCGTTCTCTGCAGGCGAACCTGACAGCCGCGGGAGTTCTTTACCTCGTGAGTTTTCCCCGAAGCGGGAGTCCTGCAGGTGACGTTTCTAGAGCAGAAGAAGTGTGCGCTTTTTAATGACAACTCTTCCCGCAGCGTTCACCCGTAGATACACAGgaacgagagacgaaggatcCACAGGCCTTGAAGTCTCCAACGAAATAGAGCAGCGCGCGACCAATCTAGGCAACACACCCTTTCGGGAACGCCGGCGTTAGGAACAGAACGGTCATGGCTAGAAAGTATGCCGGTTGCCCGATTGTAAGTGTCGACTGCCTCCGCACAGAACGCCCCGATCCGAAACGGGAGTGGAGAATCAAAGATCATCGCCGGGACCCAAGAAATTCACAGCGGCTCCAGGTTGAGACAAGAACGCACTCAGACGTTTCGAACGAATTTAACATGCGCACGATCTCGAGATCAGAACGTGGTGGTTCTCTCGCCCCAGCCGCAAAAGAAACGAcaccttctttgtctctatATGAGGCGGTTCAAACAGATTTATGGTTAGATGATCTGTCGGCACGCGTGAGTGAGAGCGTACCTCAAGGCAGTCTCAGCTAAAGACTTTTTCCGCGCGTTCTACCGCGAAACCTATGGATTTCGTCAAAGTCGTACCTGCTGGGTCGCGGCAGATGAGCCGGGACGAGAATCGGAGGAGTCTTTGGCTGGCGCATTTCTGGAAACGGTTGTGTGGCGTTTCCGTCTTAGGtcctggagaaaaggaacagaaTCGACCAAGTGGTGGCGCATATGGAAGCAGAAGGATTCGCAGCAAAGGTTCGTCTGCCGCACAGAAGGGTGTAGAACCCTGCGAGTGTCGATGAAGAAGGTTTAGATGTCGCAGTTTGCTCCGCGATAATGTCTCTGTGGTCCCACtgtcctcttttttcgcagCAAGTAAAACGTCGAAAGATCCACGGAGGCGAAGATCTCTCTGTTTGGCGGTTTACGAGATTCTGAAGTGCAGGGGGAGACAACGCTTTTGTGACCACGTGCTCTTTCAGAAAAACCATGAGACACATGCCGAcagcgttttttttcgagagatgcagacaacAACAGAGACCACAAAACACAGGTACAAAAAACTGTACCCCCAACGCTGCGCACGGTACGCCGTTTGTATATTTCCACTATTTCGAATAGAATAGGAGTAAAGAGAAGCGACCACGATCGATGTGAACATCACGCACAGTGGATCCTGTACACGTGAGATGCGATTTCGACGAGATCTAAACACAACGAGTGGCAGTAAAGAGAACCACGTGGCGAAAAGCGTGTGTTTCCCGCCGTCGCAACGAGAGTCGTCCCCGTGGATGTTCACAAAAGAGTTTAGAGGTTTTTTAAAAATGAAGCAAAGCACGTTATCATAAAGGATAGTTACACCGGTGCCTATTCTGAGGCGTCACTCTAATTGAGGGCGTGCATGCCGCGTGCCTTTTCGTGAGGAAGTGTCTTGTGGTTCAAGCCAACCAATTAGTTGCCTCTAACAATTCCCTGCAACGCGGGACGTCGCTCTCGTGAGAACTTCCGGCAGTGATGCCTTCCTGAAAGGCAGTTCTGTAACATAGGACTAAACAGGAATCTCACAGGACAAGATGATATGGAAAGGTGGATGGTTGCTGGTAATTAGATATAAATACAAATAAAAAGAGATGCACCAGCAGCAAAACCGTGACAAGCAGTCGAAGCCGGCTAGTCTATCGCATGTGAGTGTCTGTTCCATTTGTCATTACGCGTAGGTAGCCGATATGGAATTGACACATTATGTAATTTGCGAGGAGGTACAGACATCGATGTCTAAGCCGGCAGCTGACGCATCGTATTCTCTAGCGTGTGGTGCGGTGTAGGCTCCGGATTTACAGGCACCGTCTGGTACTGTATAATCAAGCGCCGCTGATTCGAAATCATCGAAAGATCACACGAATAGCAGTGCTTCCAAATACGAGTTTCGCGCCGCACTAGAACGAAAACAAACCTTCTACCCGTCAGACGTGGCTTCTGAAAACGACAAGCGGCTGTGTAGAAACACGCACGCCGTTTACAAAAGCGTTTCTTTTCCCGTGCGCGAGTTAACGCCTCGTTGTGTGTGGCAATGGACAATATGGCTACGGAGGACACacccttttctcttcagtgTGATTTCGAGGATCCTTTGTTTGCAGTATGTACCGTTACATTCGGGAGCATACCGTTACGTTTGATGCTCCAAAGTGCTCACCTTGAAAAGAACTCAACCTGAATAAACAGAGGCATTATAGCACCTAGGATGGCGATTGAGACTCCAGTCATTTTGAGGTGTAGCAAACCAGCTTCTTGCTGGTCGCTGGACACAGGCGTTGTCTACATCTTTCTCTGGCTGTCTTCTCGAGTCATCGTTTCCCTTGAGGAACCTGAAGAAGTTAAGGATCAGTATGCTCAAGCGCACACGAGAAGCGGCACTTGGTAGAGGTTGAGTTCGGACCAGTTTGCCCGACGAGTTGCTCGAGAAATTGAAGGCAAATAGTCCTTCacacagaaaggcgagaccAAAGGGGGGGCGCAAAGAAATGTGTAAACTAAATGGAGttgaaagaaacaagaggaagcCTCAGAGcagagcaaagagaagaggcgacacAGTTCGACAGCCACTGACACCTGCCGTGCAGGTCGTAGGGCATTTAAAAAAGAACGTTCAAAATAGCATTTCCTGTATCGGTGTACTCGATGGAGTTCCACCCGTTCCGGCAAAACACGTATCGCGCGTTATACCTGCTACCACCCAGccttctccagaaaaaaTGAATTTCTGAAGCACTTGACTGGTGCGTCGTAAAGCATTCAGCATTTGTAGACATCAGTCGCATACTCGATTTGGTGTTTCTATGCATCTTCCTGGTGCCACACAGACACTCTCAGGGCATGGTTCAAGAAGAGGCGTCTGCAGCCCCCCcatcttctttgttctctgtGTCATCTGCTTGGCTGTCATCAGACGAAGACGCTCCCTGATCTTCACCGTCTCCAGGCGTCTCTGTAGCATCAGAGGTGTCAGCGTCCTCTGCATTCTCCGACGTTGCTGGACTGTCTGGAGCATCCTCAGAAGCTGCCTTTTCCGCCTCGTCACCTGTTGAGGTCGCATCTCCATCAGCTTCAGCTGACGTCTCTCCAGCAGCACCCTCAGGAGCTGagttttctgcgtcgccaCCAGATGCGGTCTTACTGGCACCACTTTCAGTTGGTGTCTCAGCAGGGGTAGCCTCCGCAGACGCCGATCCGGTGTCCGTACCTGAAGTCTTGCTCACACCAGTTGCATCTGTCGGCTCAGTACTGTCACCAGTTGCATCTGGTGTCTCTGTAGTAGCACCAGTTGCATCTGGTGTCTCTGTAGTAGCACCAATTGCATCTGGTGTCTCCGTAGTAGCACCAGTTGCCTCTGGTGTCTCCGTAGTAGCACCAGTTGCATCTGGTGTCTCTGTAGTAGCACCAGTTGCATCTGTCGCCTCAGTACTGTCACCAGTTGCCTCTGGTGTCTCCGTAGTAGCACCAGTTGCATCTGGTGTCTCTGTAATGGCCGCCTCACGAGTTGTTGTGTCAGGGTTGGGCGTGGGGCTCTCGGTGTCACTGCCAGCTGCAGCGTCTGGGGTGTCAGTCTGGGAAGGGGATTCGGAGATCTCAGTGTCTTGTTTGTCTTGGTCATCGGCCACTAAAGCATTtgcagcttctgcagcaTCTCCAGGCGCTTCTTTGTCGTCGCCAGGAGCGGCGCTTGCTGGCTCAGGAGCGCCCGAGGCATCTTGGTTTTCACTGAGAACGTTTTCGTCACTCGCAGGTTTCACGTCGGCTCCTGCGCTGTCTGCATTCTCTGCGGGCTTTTGTTCGCCGACTGCATTCTCCGTTGCCTGCTCACTTTCAGATGGCTTTGACTCTGTGTCGGGTGAGGCATCTGTTGGAGCTGTCTTTTCCTGTGGCGAGGTGGCTGGCACAGCTGCTTCATCGTTCTCTTGGGTCTCTGAGGAAAAGCGTTTGTTGAGAGTCGCAGCCTCGAGCATTTGCTCCGCCACCTGTGCACGCGCAGCGGCCTCTAGAGGCGTCTCCCTGTCGAAATGTTCCAGAATTCGGTCCACTTCTTCTGATGTAGGCACAGCAATCGTGTCTGTCGTCTCCGTGCTCACGTTGGCTTCCAGGACTTTCCTGTGACAGGCGGCAGACCacaaaagaacagaaagaactAGTTAGCAGGAAGTCTCTCGAGCGATACATGTGTTTCGGGAGACTTCAGAGACGTATTCAGAAGCACCACGTATTGCATACATTGTACTATACACGGTTTCACTTACATGCTACTTGTATTTGCATGGTTCTAGGAACTGTGCAGGTACAGATACCGCGATTAAAGCTTCCCTCTTTAGCTTCATAGGTTCAAGTGACGGATGCAAACCATCTGCCGAACTCTATACAATCAACCTTACTTGCAGGCGTAATTCAGTTCGCCAGTGCAAATGACGCCATAGATGTacttcgctgcatgcgttggagAGTTGGGGTCGTTCACAATCCGAACGGGAGCATTCGTGCCCGGCACGACGCCGACATCGCTCTGCACTTGTACTGCAGAAAAGCACACGATTGAGAGACATTCGCGAGTTCGAAAGGGCAACTTTGTGGTCTCCACGGGTTGCGAAACCGATGTAGAAAAAGTTCACCGTAGCAAGATAGTGAAAGCCACTTATTTTAGCCGTCTCAAGAAGCCCAGTGGAGTGGTGGCGCAGAAAGCATTCATCGGTGGCTGTCGCTAGAATCCCAACTTGTGGTGCACTGGACCGAGAAACCTCAAGACGCTCCTCCGCTTACATCCAGAGTATTCCCGGAAGTCGAATAGGGCGCTTTCTCCGACTGCAGCAGCTTGTTTGAATGTATCGCTCATCTCCTTGTTCAGGCACATTTGGTTGAAAACCTGCCACTGGGACTGATACATGGAGCACCAAGTGCGCACGCTGTGGAAGGTGGGGGCCGTCATCTCCACAACCTGTCCGTTGGTTAGTGGGGTCATCGCCTGAAAAAAGCGAGCGTCGGACAAGCCGAGGTTCATCGGAATGTTGATACCTTTGCTTCGGCCTCTCTTCGAATGTTTGTGAGGTCTGCCATTACATGTCACTGTTTTGTGTCGACTCCTTGCATGTCACAAGCTCGCGCTTTCAGTCAACTACCTGCCCCTTCCGTAATTTCCACCCCGCATACACGCACATGTTCCTCTGAAGCTGAGAAACACTTGTCAAACTCGACTGCACTCTTGAAGAGTTCGTGGAGAAGAATACCGCAAGATGTAGAAGGGAACACGCAGAGTACTGGTGAAAATCTAAGATCTATGTCAGCTTACCCCAGGCCGCCAAGTCTGTGTCCGAAGGCTTAACCTGGCCAGAAACAGTGTTCATCTACTCCCCCACACAGCCAGTCTCATCCTTCTCGTCTAATGAGGAAATTCCACTGTCTCTGAGAACATGGTAACTCGTTCCGCCGGGACGGGTCACACTCACCGTGGCAGTCGGGGCTTGGAGCGCGCTGTCCTCCCGCACTGCTGCCCGCAGGGCCAGCGCGTGCCCAAGGATCCGCCAGCGGCCATCGAGAACAGAAGCAAGGAAGACAAATGTGagtgaaaagaggagactgaAACTCCTAGACAAGTGTACGGTTTTCTGCTCCGAGTGAAGAGAGCCACTCGGTGGGCAGCGGCTGGTGCAGCCGCGGCAAGGCGTGGTAGCGCTAGCCGCAGATCCCATTGTCTCACCGCCCGAGAAGAGACGTTAAGTCCCCAAAGAAACGGGGGAAAACGGTTGCGTCGGGATCTACAGACAAACCTCGAGAAGGCAGCAATTCAAAAAACGCACGACAACAAAGGGTAACGAAAGAGGAGTGTCGGGCCACTCGCGAGAGAGCCCCAACCAGCTTGCAGAAATTTAGGTCAGGCCGCTGGCAAGACAAGCGGGTGAACCTGTTTGCCTCGTTGCTCTTTTTTGCGGAAACCTCCGCGCGAATTTCTTACCCTCCTCAGAGAATCAAGACACGAAACCTCACCGAGGCGGAGCCGTTCTTCCCAAAGATACAAGCCTTTTCCCATGGGCAGACCATGGCAACCACGCTTGCTAACTCGGAGCCGCCAGCCGCTTGTCGACTGCGGGCAGCGCGCAATAGGCCATGCTGGAAACGGCGTGCATGCGAATTATTTACCAGCAGTTTGCCTCGCCAGGAAAAAACTGGGAGTGCCGCGTCAACGCGGAGAGACACATCGAGAAAGTCGGGGGCGTCTAAGCGTGAAGGAGACTGCTGTCTTGGTAAGTTGGGAAGGTGATCGTACTTGGTGCACCGTTTGTGGTTCAAGTGCGAGTCGGCATAAGGGATAAACTAGGATGGTTATGAACGTTCCAGGGGGTAACGAGGCAACCAGAAAGACACCGAAAGCACAAACGGCGTACCTGACGCGGCGTTGTTTATTTGGTGCCTGCTTCTCTGGCGATATCCCGAGAGGCATGCACGACAACACTACGTACAGTCTCTGAAACGGTGAAAATCCACGTTCTTCAGTTGAACTGTTTCCAACGCAAAACAGGTGCACGAAGCGACATGCTTCTATGGTCGACCACCTTTTCAGTCCTGAAAAGCCATCgttctggagagaaagctGTACTGTGGATAAGAGCACACGTTGAGGTACCCCGGTACAACAGCAGCAGGAGACCGGCGGAATTCTGTGACCATTTGACTTGCGTGGACCAAAATACAAAACCTTACCCAGCGTCGGCCCGTAGCGAATGGCGAACGAAACTGACAGCACAATTGAGGTATACCCGCTGGCAGCCGGTGCAACAAGGTGACAGCATGTGTCCGTCCGGGTTACGCTACACCCATGCGTGGAGGGCAGTCCTCATGTCTCTCTAAAAAAAGACGTTCAGCGCTATTCTGTGTAAAGGGTGACCCAGAAGGATTTGGAGGAGTGACCCGGGTACTCTATTAGGATGTGCAGAGCTAAACCACACACACGTGCCACCATAAACGCTGGCTTTGAAATCCGCCATTTTGAGTTTTCCTTTATTTTGTGCTGGTGTATCACTTGAGGGGCCCAAGGGTATATGTCTTGTCTTAGATCTCATTCCCCGCACTTCGTCTTCAATAAAGATGTTCTCTATTGATAGGCTCCTTCTGCGTCGGCCTCTGCGAGCGGGTTTCACCAGTGGTCAGCTtcagagagaacggaagaTGACATAACCGGCTTTTCCCGAAGCCGCGATCTACTTGCTGGTGGACACGTTGGTGCCAGCTCAAAGCGGTCAACTTGCGAGGCACAGTCTCGGAACATGGTTCAAAATACGATTCACGTGACACAAACGCACTTTTTAATACCATCCCACTCAGTCCAAGGGGACGATGCTACCATGGCACCACACCGTAATTCGGGTCAGTCAGAAATCGTAGTACAAGACACGCCAAGCAAGAGAATTATTCTTGAGGCTTTGCGTGGAAGAGGCGGCCAGCCAGTCGCTTCAGAACTGATATTGATCTTGTTCAGGACCTGTCTGGCTGTTCTACACTAACTTGCCAGTCTCCCTTAGACCGATCAAGGTCAAAGCGATTGCTTATTATAGTGCTCTCTGAACTGATGAAATGCGGGGAGACGGGAGTCAACATCCCAAGTTAGGAAGAAGTTCCAAGTCTTAGTTCGTGCAACGCTCGGATATGGGTTGATTTTACTGAGCTCCGTGAAAACAGAATAACAGCCGTTGTATATGGTAAGGGCGCTGCGGAAGCAGACAATCAGTAGCAAATCCTAACTACTCCActgctctgctcttctcgcttcgtAGAAGACTATCTTGCATTTTTCCTTACACGATACCAAACGCTATTTTTGCCGTTTGTGTCCCTGTTACGACAACCACGTTCGCCCACACAAACTTTCAATAGAATGGAGCAAAGCAAAAAAACCGTACCATTGTCGACTGCGGCACAATCATAAGCTGCGGAGTTGAGAGCTGAAGTGTGGCTCGCTAATTCTGGTTTTCTAAGGAACATTTACCGGCGACAGATGAAAGATTCAAGCAATACGGCCGTACTTTCTAAAGCCTAAAAGCGAAAAATGATGTTGTTTACCACAATGGCTTATACTATAACCCCCGGCGGTAAAACCGGATCTCCCGCAGTAGTGCAGATGGAATTGCAGGAATTCGACATCGTGGTTCCCTCAAAGACTGTCATTCCTTGAAAAGAGTCACGACActttcctccttccctgCTCCCACCCTCCACTAACGGTCTTTTCCCTTTCGGGgtctctcttcactcgaAACTAGCAGTGCGGGAATATTGCCGGCCAGGGTAATCGGTGTCGCTGTGATCAACGACGCTAGCGTCTCACGCGCTTCGAGACAAGCTGTGTCGAGcacgtctctgttttccttgtTCGATTTTTTCATAGAGGCTAATTTCGGGGCATCAAGTCCGTTTTTTGTGTTCGTTGGCCCCGCAGTCGGGAGTTACTAGCTGAGTGACACCTTGGCATGGTCAAAAAGAATCTGATTCGGTGCATCAATATGCGGCATGATGGCGAATGTACTCGTGCTCTTCGCGGTCATTTGTGCCACTGGCTTTTGCCTGTTTGCACAGGGCATCCCTGCTCGTCTGCGTggcggagaaacgcgtcgacTGTTGGAGGAAGTTCCGCGTGTTTCAGACGACATGTTCCAGAAGCTGAATGCACTGGGTAAAGTCAGGGGACAGTTCCAGTCTTTCTACGATCCGTACTTGGCGAGCAAGGAAAGTACCGCAAGCAGAGACTTGCCCGCTGACAAGGAGCTGCTGAGAAAAGAGGCTGCGAACTTGAACGAGCACATGAAGCAGCTCCATGTAAATTTGGAGAAAGATGCACAGAAAGTGAGGGAGTTTTTAGAGAAGCTAAAGCGATGCCGGGATGACGGGAGCGCTGAAGCTGCGGGTCGTCAGCACGAGGTGCAACTTGCCATTTGGAAGGTGACCGAGATTGTCCATCAAATCGAGGAAGTTCTAAAGGCGGACGATAAGGCCTTTAGCGACATTGTTTTGTAGACAGCAGTTAAGCAAACAACTGAAGCGTTAGAATGACTCCACTTCCATTATCCTGCTGCTTCAATCTCCTGCTGGTCCAGCACGGAACCTCTCACGCCCTTCCATCTTTTGGGAGTCGTCTGATGTTCATTTCTGATAGCTGTAAAAGACTCTTTCTCTTAGCCAAAGAGGTTCGGCCCGTGCGCCCCTGGCAACGGATGTGGGCATTGTTTTTTCAGAGTCATGCGCTTGTGGTTGGATGCGATCGACAAACAACTCTGCATTGCGGCACTAGGAGTATCTTCAGCCGTCTATGTAACTTTGGCAAATGGTCTGCTCTTCGTTACTTCTGTTTTTATCCTGTTGCCGCCTGCCAGTTGCCGTTTGCCTGTGACAGTCCTTTCATGTCTCGCGAGCGAGACTACCGTCTTTCGAGAAACGTTTGTTCCTCCACAGTCCCGCAGAACTCTTCAGGCTACTCCGGGAGCATTTTGTGTCACCCGTCAATCGTGCACGTTCCTCCAGGCCAACTGCGAGAGTCTTTGCCTCCGAGTgtctgttcgtttctctctgtctcacgTCTTACATTACTCGAAATTTATGGAGCTGTGGTGCAAGGGGACAAATTTCCCTAACCCTTCACCCAGCACTACACTGGAAGTTCTAAATGATTCAAGGCGACAGCGTGAGACGATATATATTTTCATATCCATAAGTGCACGTATGCATATAATTTCCTGCCGCAATGCACTAAAGTGAGccgttcttcgtcgctggCCTTTCTCTAGAGGCGTTCGCGACACATCGGTTGGTTTCCATCAAACGTTGCTGTGTTTACTGCCGTGTCCACGGTGTCGCAGTCAAGCGCAGTTTTCCGAAAGCGTTGTGCCTTTTAACGAAACAAAACAAGTCGGTGCAGCCGTTTACTGCTTGACACACCACGTCAGGCACACCTCCCTAGCGGGCGAAGTAGCAGTGCACTGAGGAGACCAGCATCTGTCACACGGAGAggcaagcgagagagagacagagttgACTGGAGAAAGCCTGCGAGCTTTTGAGCTCGATCAGCGACGAAGCCGGACACAGTACGCCTGGTAAAAACAGGCGAACGTCTTCATGCCGACAGTCATTAAGCACAAAACTGGGACGTCCACAGACCAGAGCCACTGTGGCGGAGTCAGGGAGCTTCCCCCGAGGGTCCCAGCAAACCCGTAAGCCTTCAGAAGTTCTTCACAACTGGTGTATCCATATTTCGCTGCTTTTTCTGGAGtctggaaaacagagacaacaggAGAATTCGCCTTGTTCAAAAGCGAACAACCCGCGCAGTCTGATGTCGGGGCTCTTGACCGTGTGGCAAGCACGCAGTGCGACGACGcgcgaaacggagaaagtCACGGCAGGCATTCTGGATCTTATGTGAATTGGAAAACGCATCGAAACGAGAAGACTGCTTGTGGTGCGCCAGCTGCAGTGAAGCGAAGACAGCTAAAAGTCGAAACGACACAGACACTCCAGAGCTgaccacacacacacatacacacatccACACACAAATGCCGTTTTTCCCGCCTTTCTGAGGTGTGCCCGCACTTACTCCGAAAAGATCTTGGTTCTCCCAGCAGAGGACAATCGCCACACCATCCATGAGGTAGTAGAAGGGCGAGAGGTACACCAGCCACGTGAGCCATGCAGGCATCGAcctgcagaggaaaaggggaAACTCTAGACACCGGCCTGTAAATGGAGAGCGAAGAATCGCAGCTTCAAATCGTTGGCTCCATGGTCCACCCTTCCTGGTCCAGAAAGATGTCctgcctcttttcttctctctaccGCTGCACACTCTGTTGTTGTCT
This window of the Toxoplasma gondii ME49 chromosome VI, whole genome shotgun sequence genome carries:
- a CDS encoding hypothetical protein (encoded by transcript TGME49_244250) — encoded protein: MGSAASATTPCRGCTSRCPPSGSLHSEQKTVHLSRSFSLLFSLTFVFLASVLDGRWRILGHALALRAAVREDSALQAPTATAMTPLTNGQVVEMTAPTFHSVRTWCSMYQSQWQVFNQMCLNKEMSDTFKQAAAVGESALFDFREYSGLQVQSDVGVVPGTNAPVRIVNDPNSPTHAAKYIYGVICTGELNYACKKVLEANVSTETTDTIAVPTSEEVDRILEHFDRETPLEAAARAQVAEQMLEAATLNKRFSSETQENDEAAVPATSPQEKTAPTDASPDTESKPSESEQATENAVGEQKPAENADSAGADVKPASDENVLSENQDASGAPEPASAAPGDDKEAPGDAAEAANALVADDQDKQDTEISESPSQTDTPDAAAGSDTESPTPNPDTTTREAAITETPDATGATTETPEATGDSTEATDATGATTETPDATGATTETPEATGATTETPDAIGATTETPDATGATTETPDATGDSTEPTDATGVSKTSGTDTGSASAEATPAETPTESGASKTASGGDAENSAPEGAAGETSAEADGDATSTGDEAEKAASEDAPDSPATSENAEDADTSDATETPGDGEDQGASSSDDSQADDTENKEDGGAADASS
- a CDS encoding hypothetical protein (encoded by transcript TGME49_244260~Signal peptide predicted by SignalP 2.0 HMM (probability 0.997) with cleavage site probability 0.393 at residue 23~Predicted trans-membrane domain (TMHMM2.0):4-24), with the translated sequence MMANVLVLFAVICATGFCLFAQGIPARLRGGETRRLLEEVPRVSDDMFQKLNALGKVRGQFQSFYDPYLASKESTASRDLPADKELLRKEAANLNEHMKQLHVNLEKDAQKVREFLEKLKRCRDDGSAEAAGRQHEVQLAIWKVTEIVHQIEEVLKADDKAFSDIVL